One window of the Tautonia marina genome contains the following:
- a CDS encoding dipeptidase, giving the protein MHRRGFLGTSAALAMAGTAWHAHAGMENEAPSRLVARREPDPKIARARDVALGLMKPTGKELEHGLRLHAESLVFDAYGFAPRAAIDGDAVRAAVEAGASAIEVQDLTEDMSMTRPAIDPAEQADFEAAWEASGVTCIFQNAGEEGQDPLRLMKRLARFTYLTDMLPETLRRAASPDDILAAKEQGKHCLYLTGNGVPLTQQWVSVQDELRYVRVFFQLGIRMMHLTYNRRNLIGDGCAEPANAGLSDFGRAVVAEMHRLGVIPDVAHSGWQTSLEAAQLSDHPVVASHTTCEALHRHIRSKPDQVIRAIVDTGGYVGICCIPRFLGGKGDINAFLDHIDYAIRRFGADHVAIGTDVAYSSRASATENRKVPSRGPRRDRWEALWPDDPYVTTPEATESLSWTNWPLFTVGMVQRGHSDDTIRNVLGGNVLRVARQAFQRSLGK; this is encoded by the coding sequence ATGCACCGACGAGGATTCCTTGGCACCTCGGCCGCCCTGGCAATGGCAGGAACGGCGTGGCATGCCCATGCCGGAATGGAGAACGAAGCACCTTCCAGACTGGTTGCCCGTAGGGAGCCTGACCCGAAGATCGCCAGAGCGCGGGATGTCGCCCTGGGGCTCATGAAACCCACCGGCAAGGAACTGGAGCACGGGTTGCGGCTCCACGCGGAATCGCTGGTCTTCGATGCCTATGGCTTCGCTCCCCGCGCGGCGATCGACGGCGACGCCGTCCGAGCCGCGGTCGAGGCCGGTGCGTCTGCCATCGAGGTGCAGGACCTGACCGAAGACATGAGCATGACCCGCCCGGCGATCGACCCAGCCGAGCAGGCCGACTTTGAAGCCGCCTGGGAGGCCTCGGGGGTCACCTGCATCTTTCAGAACGCGGGAGAAGAAGGGCAGGATCCGCTTCGTCTGATGAAGCGGTTGGCGCGCTTCACCTACCTGACCGACATGCTGCCCGAAACCCTCCGACGCGCAGCCTCCCCCGACGACATCCTCGCCGCCAAGGAGCAAGGGAAGCACTGCCTCTACCTGACAGGCAACGGTGTTCCGCTCACGCAGCAATGGGTCTCGGTCCAGGATGAACTGCGGTATGTTCGCGTCTTTTTTCAGCTTGGCATTCGGATGATGCATCTGACGTACAACCGCCGCAACCTGATTGGCGACGGTTGCGCCGAGCCGGCCAACGCCGGCCTGAGTGACTTCGGGAGGGCCGTGGTCGCGGAGATGCATCGCTTGGGGGTCATCCCCGACGTGGCCCATAGCGGTTGGCAAACCAGTCTGGAGGCGGCCCAGCTCTCGGATCATCCGGTCGTCGCGAGCCACACCACATGCGAGGCCTTGCACCGACACATTCGGTCGAAGCCCGATCAGGTCATTCGGGCAATCGTCGACACCGGCGGCTACGTCGGAATCTGCTGCATTCCCCGATTTCTCGGAGGCAAGGGAGACATCAACGCCTTCCTCGACCACATCGATTACGCCATACGTCGCTTTGGTGCGGACCATGTGGCCATCGGCACCGACGTCGCCTACTCCTCACGAGCCTCAGCGACCGAGAACCGCAAGGTCCCCTCGCGCGGTCCTCGCCGCGATCGCTGGGAAGCCCTCTGGCCCGACGACCCGTACGTGACCACTCCCGAAGCCACCGAGAGTCTCTCCTGGACCAACTGGCCGTTGTTCACGGTCGGCATGGTTCAGCGAGGCCACTCCGACGACACCATTCGGAACGTCCTTGGCGGCAACGTACTCCGTGTGGCTCGCCAGGCTTTCCAACGATCTCTAGGCAAGTAA
- a CDS encoding HEAT repeat domain-containing protein, producing the protein MRARLVMRLVAVLALGMGGSAASASVQDHPVPDFVHSWIAGLKDPDVEVRRASAIAIREADTETRLAALPAMIDVLMEEKDGQVRLHIFDAVTDLGPDAAPAVPALLHALRTPFGDRRMEQTHQDFRAALALASVGQPAVEGLRETLSDRRENVRAEAVMALGRIGSDASDAVSDLIELLGDPSDRIGHETSVALGSIGPDAVGPLMTATGHADARVRARAIEALGYSTAISSDVRVLDILFDRVDDAAPEVRAAAVEALGRSSTTDEALAEVLDRSLRDEQDSVRSAAVHLLSGRPELLRQMVPVLDSLLSATDEAIAWHAAFLLHLLGPEAVPTLIEALGREGSQVNQIAEALALIGRSISGQLAEGTEHPNPRIRRGAALALGRLRPPAPDAVPRLMAGLGDPDPEVRAAFLAAIGELGPRGRDALPIVRELLQDESTAIRLEAISVLHRLAPKDDRLPDDLASMLDDGDPQVQHLAIETLRSLGPAGRPALPAVIEALQGPHPEVRIVAADFIAAHGPAASEAVPALGTMLDDSDPKFRVIAARTLAELGSAARPLFDRFVALLDDEDATTREAAALALGSLELDATVLRPHLVRTLHDDVPEVRDAARRAIQRLGGEGALFLPDLIALAALEADRRSVERSLRRFERTGPQERSIPELVDLLDHANETVRLLAAKFLGLAGPAARDAVPSLERLRDDASPEVREQAEGALKQILLES; encoded by the coding sequence GTGCGTGCTCGACTCGTGATGAGGCTCGTCGCTGTCCTCGCATTGGGGATGGGCGGCTCGGCCGCTTCGGCTTCAGTCCAGGACCACCCGGTCCCCGATTTCGTTCATTCCTGGATCGCAGGTCTAAAGGATCCCGATGTCGAGGTCCGTCGCGCCTCGGCGATCGCGATCCGAGAGGCCGACACCGAAACCCGTTTGGCCGCGTTGCCGGCCATGATCGACGTCTTGATGGAGGAGAAGGACGGTCAGGTCCGGCTGCACATCTTCGATGCCGTGACCGACCTGGGGCCCGACGCCGCACCGGCCGTTCCCGCCTTACTCCATGCGCTGCGCACCCCGTTCGGTGATCGCCGGATGGAGCAAACGCACCAGGATTTCCGGGCCGCTCTGGCCCTCGCGAGTGTCGGTCAGCCTGCGGTCGAGGGACTCCGAGAAACCCTGAGTGATCGCAGGGAGAACGTTCGGGCTGAGGCCGTGATGGCGCTCGGTCGGATCGGCTCCGATGCCTCAGACGCCGTCTCCGATCTGATCGAACTGCTCGGCGACCCCAGCGACCGTATTGGCCACGAGACCTCAGTTGCACTCGGAAGCATCGGTCCCGACGCCGTTGGACCCTTGATGACCGCCACCGGGCATGCGGACGCTCGTGTTCGCGCCCGAGCCATCGAGGCCCTCGGGTACTCGACCGCGATTTCTTCCGATGTTCGAGTGCTCGACATCCTGTTCGATCGGGTCGATGATGCGGCTCCCGAAGTCCGTGCCGCAGCCGTGGAGGCTCTCGGCCGATCCTCCACAACGGATGAAGCCCTCGCCGAGGTTCTCGACCGCAGCCTTCGAGACGAGCAGGATTCGGTTCGGAGTGCGGCGGTCCATCTGCTTTCCGGGCGTCCCGAGCTGCTTCGACAGATGGTTCCGGTTCTGGACTCGCTTCTCTCGGCGACCGACGAAGCAATCGCCTGGCATGCTGCGTTCCTGTTGCATCTCCTCGGGCCGGAAGCGGTCCCAACCCTGATCGAAGCCCTGGGACGCGAGGGGAGTCAGGTCAATCAGATCGCCGAAGCTCTGGCCCTGATCGGCCGCTCCATTTCCGGGCAGCTTGCGGAGGGAACCGAGCATCCAAACCCTCGCATTCGTCGCGGTGCGGCCCTGGCCCTGGGACGGCTCCGTCCTCCGGCCCCTGACGCTGTGCCAAGGTTGATGGCTGGCCTTGGCGACCCCGATCCCGAGGTTCGTGCCGCCTTTCTCGCCGCCATCGGAGAACTCGGCCCAAGGGGACGTGACGCCCTTCCGATCGTTCGTGAGTTGCTTCAGGACGAATCGACGGCCATCCGCCTTGAGGCGATCTCGGTCCTCCATCGCCTTGCGCCAAAAGACGATCGACTTCCAGACGACCTGGCATCCATGCTTGACGATGGCGACCCACAGGTTCAACACCTGGCCATCGAAACCCTCCGTTCGCTTGGCCCTGCGGGCCGGCCTGCCTTGCCTGCGGTCATCGAGGCGCTTCAGGGGCCTCATCCCGAAGTTCGCATCGTGGCTGCTGACTTCATCGCCGCTCATGGCCCTGCTGCTTCCGAGGCGGTGCCGGCCCTGGGCACGATGCTCGACGACTCTGACCCGAAATTTCGAGTCATCGCAGCGCGCACCCTGGCTGAACTGGGCTCGGCGGCACGACCGTTGTTTGATCGTTTTGTCGCCCTTCTGGATGACGAGGATGCCACAACCCGAGAGGCCGCCGCCCTGGCCCTGGGAAGCCTGGAACTGGACGCCACCGTGCTCCGGCCGCATCTCGTGAGAACTCTGCACGATGACGTCCCCGAGGTCCGCGACGCGGCTCGTCGAGCCATTCAGCGACTCGGAGGCGAGGGCGCTCTCTTCCTCCCCGACCTCATCGCCTTGGCGGCGCTGGAAGCGGATCGCCGATCGGTCGAGCGATCGCTCCGCCGGTTCGAGCGAACCGGACCGCAGGAGCGGTCGATCCCCGAGCTTGTTGATCTCCTGGATCATGCCAACGAAACCGTCCGCCTCCTGGCAGCCAAATTCCTTGGCCTTGCCGGTCCCGCCGCCCGAGACGCGGTTCCGAGCCTGGAACGATTACGCGATGACGCGAGTCCCGAAGTTCGCGAGCAGGCCGAAGGGGCTCTGAAACAGATCCTTCTGGAATCGTGA